TAACTGTTTCTGGAAGCGGCCGGTATGGCGGGTCAATATAAATAAATGTTTCGTCGTCAATATCAATACAATTTTCAACGTTTTTATAATCCTCACACATCAATTTTACGCCTTTTAAAGCCTTGTTTACTCCCCTAAGTGTCGGTTCATCAAATATTCTCGGGCGAATATATCTCCCAAAAGGAACATTGAACATTCCTTTCTTATTTATCCGATATAATCCATTAAAACAGGTTTTGTTTAAAAAAATAAACTTTGCAACGTTTTCAATAATATCTGCAGGTTCATTTTTATCTATTTTTAATTTTTCGAGATTATAATCTTTTCTTATTTTATAATATTCTAATTTTTGTAATCTAAAAGTCATTTTATTAAATTTTTCTTCGATTGGTTGTAAAATAGAAATCAATTCTTTAATATTATTCTGAACGACTTTGTAAGAAAGCATTAATTCGTGATTTATATCGTTCAAAATTACTTTTTTAAATTTATATTTGCTCTGAAGACTAAAATAAACTGCACCACCACCCAAAAATGGCTCGACATACTTTTTAATCTTCCCAGCCCTTAATTCATCTGGATAATGATTTTCAAACTGGGTTAAAAGCCTTCTTTTACCGCCAGCCCATTTTAAAAAAGGTTTTGCTTCATGTGGCATAAGTTATCAAAAAAGATATAATGGCAATATATGTATATTTTTCGGTAATAGATCTTCTAATAAGGTTTTTTCAATTAAAAACTGTCAATTAGATCTGCATTTGAGATATTAACTCCATTGTTAAAATATTCATAATTTAATACGAGTATGATATGCTCAACTAGCCCTTTCTTTTCCAGATTCAAAATTTTTGTAAGGT
This DNA window, taken from Methanococcus maripaludis, encodes the following:
- a CDS encoding Dam family site-specific DNA-(adenine-N6)-methyltransferase; translation: MPHEAKPFLKWAGGKRRLLTQFENHYPDELRAGKIKKYVEPFLGGGAVYFSLQSKYKFKKVILNDINHELMLSYKVVQNNIKELISILQPIEEKFNKMTFRLQKLEYYKIRKDYNLEKLKIDKNEPADIIENVAKFIFLNKTCFNGLYRINKKGMFNVPFGRYIRPRIFDEPTLRGVNKALKGVKLMCEDYKNVENCIDIDDETFIYIDPPYRPLPETVSFTSYSKEDFLEKDQVELSNWFKDLDEKGAYLMLSNSDPTNTDPEDRFFEEHYNGFKIDKVFAGRIINSRVNGRRKITELVIKNYPK